The proteins below come from a single Burkholderia contaminans genomic window:
- a CDS encoding sensor histidine kinase, translating into MTSTTVDPAGDLLRERAAHYATQAALFLRDQALSTASHDLRSPLNAMHSWAYVLERQLANADPNLQRALAGIRTGIDQQVGLIDDVLDAPRAETRTLAVKPQPFALRALLDDTIALARFALADARQVALDATLPDGEPSLTADRERIAQALWTMLTTAVEASAAGSRVTFACARDGMQFTARATCTVNADALVDPTQPHAFESFARREMLRERDAKRIAWTLALCQRVALAHGGTFAHDTFADGAPATITFSVPGEAPV; encoded by the coding sequence GTGACGTCCACTACAGTCGATCCCGCCGGCGACCTGCTGCGCGAACGCGCAGCGCATTACGCCACCCAGGCGGCGCTGTTCCTGCGCGACCAGGCGCTCTCCACCGCGTCGCACGACCTGCGCAGCCCGCTGAACGCCATGCACAGCTGGGCGTACGTGCTCGAGCGCCAGCTCGCCAACGCCGATCCGAACCTGCAGCGTGCGCTCGCGGGCATCCGCACGGGCATCGACCAGCAGGTCGGGCTGATCGACGACGTGCTCGACGCGCCGCGCGCGGAAACGCGCACGCTCGCCGTCAAGCCGCAGCCGTTCGCGCTGCGCGCGCTGCTCGACGACACGATCGCGCTTGCCCGTTTCGCGCTCGCCGACGCACGACAGGTCGCCCTCGACGCGACGCTGCCGGACGGCGAACCGTCGCTGACCGCCGACCGCGAACGCATCGCGCAGGCGCTCTGGACGATGCTGACGACCGCGGTCGAAGCGAGCGCCGCCGGCAGCCGCGTGACGTTTGCGTGCGCTCGCGACGGCATGCAGTTCACCGCGCGCGCCACGTGTACCGTCAACGCGGACGCGCTCGTCGATCCCACGCAACCACACGCGTTCGAATCGTTCGCACGACGCGAGATGCTGCGCGAGCGCGACGCCAAGCGGATCGCCTGGACGCTCGCGCTTTGCCAGCGCGTCGCACTCGCACACGGCGGCACGTTCGCGCACGACACGTTCGCCGATGGCGCCCCGGCCACCATCACGTTCTCCGTGCCCGGTGAGGCGCCGGTGTAA
- a CDS encoding DMT family transporter, translating into MKPEARKHLRANLLMLAAAAIWGSAFVAQRLSLDVIGPFLFTGLRFLLGALVLVPLLMLNTASRTQLAAIRREPTLLLPGLALGGLLAVSISLQQIGLQYTRIANAGFISSLYVVIVPLMGVFARHRIGPGTWFGALLAAIGLYFLSINEQFSVLYGDWFQLAGAVIIAAHVMAVGHFAKRHNPLVLAFMQFVVCGAACLAVGLVIEPVSGTMLRNALPTLLYGGLLSVGVGYTMQVVAQRDAAPAHAAVIFSMEGVFAAVAGWAALGETLTLRALVGCALMLAGLLACQLLPNGDARKKDEDALPA; encoded by the coding sequence ATGAAGCCCGAAGCCCGCAAGCACCTCCGAGCCAACCTGCTGATGCTCGCCGCCGCCGCGATCTGGGGTTCCGCGTTCGTCGCCCAGCGCCTGAGCCTCGACGTGATCGGGCCGTTCCTGTTCACGGGGCTCCGTTTCCTGCTCGGCGCGCTGGTGCTGGTGCCGCTGCTGATGCTGAACACGGCGTCGCGCACGCAGCTCGCGGCGATCCGCCGTGAGCCGACGCTGCTGCTGCCGGGCCTCGCACTCGGCGGGTTGCTGGCGGTATCGATTTCGCTGCAGCAGATCGGCCTGCAGTACACGCGCATCGCCAACGCGGGCTTCATCAGCTCGCTGTACGTCGTGATCGTGCCGCTGATGGGTGTGTTCGCCCGTCACCGGATCGGCCCGGGCACGTGGTTCGGCGCGCTGCTCGCGGCGATCGGCCTGTATTTCCTCAGCATCAACGAGCAATTCTCGGTGCTGTACGGCGACTGGTTCCAGCTCGCCGGCGCCGTGATCATCGCCGCGCACGTGATGGCCGTCGGCCATTTCGCGAAGCGCCACAATCCGCTCGTGCTCGCGTTCATGCAATTCGTCGTGTGCGGCGCGGCGTGCCTCGCGGTCGGCCTCGTCATCGAGCCGGTCAGCGGCACGATGCTGCGCAACGCGCTGCCGACGCTGCTGTACGGCGGCCTGCTGTCGGTCGGGGTCGGCTATACGATGCAGGTCGTCGCGCAACGCGACGCGGCGCCCGCGCACGCAGCCGTGATCTTCAGCATGGAAGGCGTATTCGCGGCAGTCGCCGGCTGGGCCGCGCTCGGCGAAACGCTGACGCTGCGCGCGCTCGTCGGCTGCGCGCTGATGCTGGCCGGCCTGCTCGCGTGCCAGTTGCTGCCGAACGGCGACGCCCGGAAAAAGGACGAAGACGCACTGCCGGCGTGA
- a CDS encoding LysR family transcriptional regulator, with amino-acid sequence MKVLDLDAVRAFVLVADLASFTRAADALGTTQSAVSLKLKRLEAHLGKPLLARTPRVVKLAADGENFLPAARALLDAHDHALGAISAGTHRLSLGVSEHVAVPDLPAVLTSLHRQDPGLSLEMHLGTSTNLLAQYDERRFDAVIVRHEPGEDPPREDGTLLFSEPLAWLAAPDWVPRAGEPLPLAVLAGPCGVRAAALRALDHAGRPWRERFTGGGVAAVTAAAAAGLAVCPLARRVAPRTLVDVGAKFGLPPLPLSQVVLYSRVRDARAGAALRRFADSLAISA; translated from the coding sequence ATGAAAGTCCTTGATCTCGATGCTGTCCGTGCGTTCGTGCTGGTCGCCGATCTCGCCAGCTTCACGCGCGCCGCCGATGCGCTCGGCACCACGCAATCGGCCGTCAGCCTGAAGCTGAAGCGGCTCGAGGCCCACCTCGGCAAGCCGCTGCTCGCGCGTACGCCACGCGTCGTCAAGCTGGCCGCCGACGGCGAGAATTTCCTGCCGGCCGCCCGCGCCCTGCTCGATGCGCACGATCATGCGCTCGGTGCGATCTCGGCCGGCACGCATCGGCTGTCGCTCGGCGTCAGCGAGCACGTCGCCGTGCCCGACCTGCCGGCCGTGCTCACGAGCCTGCATCGGCAGGATCCGGGGTTGTCGCTCGAAATGCATCTCGGCACGTCGACGAACCTGCTCGCGCAATACGACGAACGCCGGTTCGATGCGGTGATCGTGCGGCACGAGCCAGGCGAAGACCCGCCGCGCGAGGACGGCACGCTGCTGTTTTCCGAACCGCTGGCCTGGCTCGCCGCGCCGGACTGGGTACCGCGCGCGGGCGAACCGCTGCCGCTCGCGGTGCTGGCCGGCCCGTGCGGCGTGCGGGCCGCCGCGCTGCGCGCGCTCGACCATGCGGGACGGCCGTGGCGCGAGCGCTTCACGGGCGGCGGCGTGGCGGCGGTCACGGCCGCCGCCGCCGCGGGGCTCGCGGTCTGCCCGCTGGCGCGGCGGGTTGCGCCGCGCACACTGGTCGACGTCGGCGCGAAATTCGGGCTGCCGCCGCTGCCGCTGTCGCAGGTCGTGCTGTATTCGCGCGTGCGCGATGCACGTGCCGGCGCCGCGTTGCGCAGGTTTGCCGACAGCCTTGCAATCTCGGCGTAA
- a CDS encoding tautomerase family protein: protein MPFTRIAVREGKPAAYRAALVDGVHRALMHTFNVPEDDIFMVVTEHAAENFVFGRHYLDIERSDDLVMIQITANNTRTLEQKRALYRAIADNLAQQPGVRQQDVFISLVEVLKEDWSFGNGLAQYAV from the coding sequence ATGCCCTTTACCCGTATTGCAGTTCGCGAAGGCAAGCCGGCCGCCTACCGTGCGGCGCTCGTCGACGGCGTGCATCGCGCGCTGATGCACACGTTCAACGTGCCCGAGGACGACATCTTCATGGTCGTCACCGAGCACGCGGCCGAGAATTTCGTGTTCGGTCGTCACTACCTCGATATCGAACGCAGCGACGATCTCGTGATGATCCAGATCACCGCGAACAACACGCGCACGCTCGAGCAGAAGCGGGCGCTGTACCGGGCGATCGCGGACAACCTCGCGCAGCAGCCGGGCGTGCGGCAGCAGGACGTATTCATCAGTCTTGTCGAGGTGCTGAAGGAGGACTGGTCGTTCGGCAACGGCCTCGCGCAATACGCCGTTTGA
- a CDS encoding CHAD domain-containing protein, with the protein MSRVLEIVLSLSLEGWPVKAASRARGAQRDFGAELVRAWRICPQVRMRRGHERVTIEPCQIEEAESSPGANWWTWVESNAHGRRVVASRTKAFAPGVTARELFDAEHEGIAVAMPLPVPEAAAAAEADAPADEADGVAPDAAVPPASGVQPESSALRLVSERRRGRWADDSGVVVEMTLDDVTLHRGSEPPRRYVELRLAAPDWETLPARTAALHALFAAARELSGAWPAFVQLTSVIDRACAAEPAADGAVKARLVDLTGVRTQRAALFALSGDITAQWLGNEGGVLEHDDPEFVHQMRVALRRLRTLMRFFPRFADRQWRDTLGVDLRWLASLLGTVRDWDVFATESLPALIAADGGDGEWNGTLDAARAQCAAARVELRQALHSARYARLTLGWLEWLSSLALPAAEDGDAPSLRRHATKRVRRLFGHLYASPSLTSLDTAARHQVRIDAKRLRYALEFFASLASRRTRTETVKTLTRVQSVLGEANDTMVALQHLEKLAAPPYQLGFVRGYGAALEQRAARDAETLLASLRPPKLDGKPG; encoded by the coding sequence ATGTCGCGTGTGCTGGAAATCGTGTTGTCGCTGTCGCTGGAAGGGTGGCCGGTCAAGGCCGCGAGTCGCGCCCGCGGGGCGCAGCGTGATTTCGGCGCTGAACTCGTGCGCGCGTGGCGGATCTGCCCGCAGGTCCGGATGCGCCGCGGCCACGAGCGCGTGACGATCGAGCCGTGCCAGATCGAGGAGGCCGAGTCGAGCCCAGGCGCGAACTGGTGGACGTGGGTCGAGTCGAACGCACATGGAAGGCGTGTGGTCGCGTCGCGCACGAAGGCGTTTGCGCCAGGCGTGACTGCGCGCGAACTGTTCGACGCGGAGCATGAGGGCATCGCCGTCGCGATGCCGCTGCCCGTGCCCGAGGCGGCTGCCGCGGCCGAGGCCGATGCACCTGCCGACGAAGCGGATGGCGTCGCGCCCGACGCCGCAGTGCCCCCGGCCTCAGGCGTGCAGCCGGAATCGTCGGCGCTGCGCCTCGTCAGCGAACGGCGGCGCGGGCGCTGGGCCGACGACAGCGGCGTCGTGGTCGAGATGACGCTTGACGACGTCACGCTGCATCGCGGCAGCGAGCCGCCGCGCCGCTACGTCGAGCTGCGCCTTGCCGCGCCCGACTGGGAAACCTTGCCCGCGCGTACCGCCGCGCTGCATGCGCTGTTTGCCGCGGCGCGCGAATTGAGCGGCGCGTGGCCCGCATTCGTGCAGCTCACGAGCGTGATCGATCGCGCATGCGCGGCCGAGCCGGCCGCCGACGGGGCCGTCAAGGCCAGGCTCGTCGACCTGACCGGCGTGCGCACGCAGCGCGCCGCGCTGTTCGCGCTGTCCGGCGACATCACCGCGCAATGGCTCGGCAACGAGGGCGGGGTGCTCGAGCACGACGATCCCGAATTCGTGCACCAGATGCGTGTCGCGCTGCGCCGCCTGCGCACGCTGATGCGCTTCTTCCCGCGCTTTGCCGATCGCCAGTGGCGCGACACGCTCGGTGTCGACCTGCGCTGGCTTGCGTCGCTGCTCGGCACGGTGCGTGACTGGGACGTGTTCGCGACCGAAAGCCTGCCCGCACTGATCGCGGCCGACGGCGGCGACGGCGAGTGGAACGGTACGCTCGACGCCGCGCGCGCGCAGTGCGCGGCCGCGCGGGTCGAGTTGCGGCAGGCGCTGCATTCGGCTCGCTATGCGCGGCTCACGCTCGGCTGGCTCGAGTGGCTGAGCTCGCTTGCGCTGCCGGCCGCCGAAGACGGCGACGCGCCCTCGCTGCGGCGCCACGCGACGAAGCGCGTGCGGCGGCTGTTCGGTCATCTGTACGCGTCGCCGTCGCTGACGTCGCTCGATACGGCCGCGCGCCATCAGGTGCGGATCGATGCGAAGCGGCTGCGCTATGCGCTCGAATTCTTCGCGTCGCTGGCGTCGCGCCGCACGCGCACCGAGACGGTCAAGACGCTCACGCGCGTGCAGAGCGTGCTCGGCGAAGCGAACGACACGATGGTCGCGCTGCAGCACCTCGAAAAATTGGCTGCGCCGCCGTACCAGCTCGGTTTCGTGCGTGGCTACGGCGCGGCGCTCGAACAGCGCGCGGCGCGCGACGCCGAAACGCTGCTGGCCAGCCTGCGGCCGCCGAAGCTCGACGGCAAGCCCGGTTGA
- a CDS encoding TOBE domain-containing protein, with translation MTDAPHSSPSAEPLELGGELWLRAGEQTLGGTTRIALLAAIGDTGSITRAAKAVGLSYKAAWDAVDTMNNLAGEPLVARSTGGKGGGGTTLTPRATSLIAAFRTIEREHRRFIEAASAAVAGFDVDWALIGRIGMKTSARNQLFGKVASIVRGTVNDEVTLALPGGQPIVAVLTHESADALGLQVGADACALVKASWVVLAVDDGEHELKVSARNQLRGSVETVAAGAVNSEVTLALDGGGTLTAVVTNESVAALQLDAGRPAIALFKASSVILAVTG, from the coding sequence ATGACCGACGCACCGCATTCTTCCCCGTCTGCCGAACCGCTCGAACTGGGCGGTGAGCTGTGGCTGCGCGCCGGCGAGCAGACGCTCGGCGGCACCACGCGCATCGCGTTGCTCGCGGCGATCGGCGACACCGGTTCGATCACGCGCGCGGCGAAGGCCGTCGGCCTCAGCTACAAGGCTGCGTGGGATGCGGTCGACACGATGAACAACCTTGCCGGCGAACCGCTCGTCGCGCGTTCGACGGGCGGCAAGGGCGGAGGCGGCACGACGCTGACGCCGCGCGCCACGTCGCTGATCGCCGCGTTCCGTACGATCGAGCGCGAGCATCGCCGGTTCATCGAGGCCGCGAGCGCGGCCGTGGCCGGGTTCGACGTCGACTGGGCGCTGATCGGCCGGATCGGGATGAAGACCAGCGCGCGCAACCAGTTGTTCGGCAAGGTCGCATCGATCGTGCGCGGCACCGTCAACGACGAGGTCACGCTCGCGTTGCCCGGCGGACAGCCGATCGTGGCCGTGCTGACGCACGAAAGCGCCGATGCGCTCGGCCTGCAGGTCGGCGCGGACGCCTGCGCGCTGGTGAAGGCGTCGTGGGTCGTGCTTGCGGTCGACGATGGCGAGCACGAGTTGAAGGTGTCCGCACGGAACCAGTTGCGCGGCAGTGTGGAGACCGTCGCGGCGGGCGCGGTGAACAGCGAGGTGACGCTGGCGCTCGACGGCGGCGGGACGCTGACGGCCGTCGTGACCAACGAGAGCGTCGCTGCACTGCAGCTCGACGCCGGCAGGCCGGCGATCGCGCTGTTCAAGGCGTCGAGCGTGATTCTTGCGGTGACGGGCTGA
- a CDS encoding sulfate/molybdate ABC transporter ATP-binding protein, translating to MSLVVDIRKTYANAERRFTLDVSFTATTQRVVLFGPSGAGKSMTLQAIAGLLSPDEGTITLNDEPLFDAARRIDVPTRERRVAYLFQDYALFPHLNVRQNIAFGLTSGLRNPRAKAVPPEVAYWLQAFDLEALAGQYPSQLSGGQKQRVALARALVAQPRILLLDEPFAALDGAMRQRMRHELAELQARLDIPMVLISHDPDDVAAFGDQVVQLSEGRVQATPPHAEWPTRVM from the coding sequence ATGAGCCTCGTCGTCGATATCCGCAAGACCTACGCAAACGCCGAGCGACGCTTCACGCTCGACGTGTCGTTCACGGCAACGACGCAGCGCGTCGTGCTGTTCGGGCCGTCCGGTGCGGGCAAGAGCATGACGCTGCAGGCAATCGCCGGCCTGCTGTCGCCCGACGAAGGTACGATCACGCTGAACGACGAACCGCTGTTCGACGCCGCGCGCCGCATCGACGTGCCGACCCGCGAGCGGCGCGTCGCGTACCTGTTCCAGGATTACGCGCTGTTTCCGCATCTGAACGTGCGCCAGAACATTGCATTCGGGCTCACGTCGGGGCTGCGCAACCCGCGCGCGAAAGCGGTGCCGCCGGAAGTCGCGTACTGGCTGCAGGCGTTCGATCTCGAAGCGCTCGCGGGGCAGTATCCATCGCAATTGTCGGGCGGGCAGAAACAGCGCGTCGCGCTGGCGCGCGCACTGGTCGCGCAACCGCGGATTTTGCTGCTCGACGAACCGTTCGCGGCGCTAGACGGTGCCATGCGCCAGCGCATGCGTCACGAACTCGCGGAGCTGCAGGCGCGGCTCGATATCCCGATGGTGCTGATCTCGCACGATCCCGACGATGTCGCCGCGTTCGGCGACCAGGTCGTGCAGTTGAGCGAAGGACGCGTGCAGGCGACTCCGCCGCACGCCGAGTGGCCGACGCGCGTCATGTGA
- the modB gene encoding molybdate ABC transporter permease subunit: MQDAWVPLLLSLKVAGWATALDIVLGVAAAFMLARWRSPLRDVVDSVLTLPLVLPPTVLGYYLLVLLGRRGVFGAWLDKLGIELVFTWQGAVIASMVVAFPLILKSARAAFEGVDPHLERAARTLGLGEVAVFFRVTLPLATRGILAGALLAFARALGEFGATLMIAGNLPGRTQTLSVAIYAAVQAGDDSTANFLVLVTSITCVLVLLATGWLVPSRARRSQLT; this comes from the coding sequence ATGCAAGACGCCTGGGTACCGCTGCTGCTGTCGTTGAAGGTTGCCGGCTGGGCAACCGCGCTCGACATCGTGCTCGGCGTCGCGGCCGCGTTCATGCTCGCGCGCTGGCGCTCGCCGCTGCGGGACGTCGTCGATTCCGTGCTGACGCTGCCGCTCGTGCTGCCGCCGACGGTACTCGGCTATTACCTGCTCGTGCTGCTCGGCCGGCGCGGCGTGTTCGGCGCATGGCTCGACAAGCTCGGGATCGAGCTCGTCTTCACGTGGCAAGGCGCGGTGATCGCATCGATGGTCGTCGCGTTTCCATTGATCCTGAAGTCGGCACGGGCGGCGTTCGAAGGCGTCGATCCGCACCTCGAACGCGCCGCGCGCACGCTCGGGCTCGGCGAAGTCGCGGTGTTTTTCCGCGTGACCCTGCCGCTCGCCACGCGCGGCATTCTCGCGGGCGCGCTGCTCGCGTTCGCACGCGCGCTCGGCGAGTTCGGCGCGACGCTGATGATCGCGGGCAACCTGCCCGGCCGCACGCAGACGCTGTCGGTCGCGATCTACGCGGCCGTGCAGGCCGGCGACGACAGCACCGCCAACTTCCTCGTGCTGGTGACGTCGATCACCTGCGTGCTCGTACTGCTCGCGACCGGCTGGCTCGTGCCGTCGCGCGCCCGGCGGAGCCAGCTGACATGA
- the modA gene encoding molybdate ABC transporter substrate-binding protein has protein sequence MRSTVRPLRRTLLRLLPIATLAAAGIAFSAPASAADELVVSAAASLTNAFKAVGDAYEKQHPDTRVLFNFGASDVLMQQIAKGAPADVFASADQKAMDRAADEKVIVPGTRRDFAANSLVLIVPADSKATAPKSLNDLTAPGVKRIAYGDPASVPVGRYTEGALRAAGLWDAVSAKGVLAANVRQSLDYVARGEVDAGFVFGTDAAIMPGRVKVALTVPTKTAITYPIAVVKDSRHAAQAQSFIDFVASPQGQAVLSTFGFKPAGK, from the coding sequence ATGCGCTCAACCGTCCGTCCGCTTCGCCGCACCCTGCTTCGCCTGCTGCCGATCGCCACGCTTGCCGCTGCCGGCATCGCGTTCAGCGCGCCCGCTTCCGCAGCAGACGAACTGGTCGTGTCGGCCGCCGCCAGCCTGACGAACGCGTTCAAGGCCGTCGGCGATGCGTACGAGAAGCAGCATCCGGATACCAGGGTGCTGTTCAACTTCGGCGCGTCGGACGTGCTGATGCAGCAGATCGCCAAGGGCGCGCCGGCCGACGTGTTCGCGTCGGCCGACCAGAAGGCGATGGATCGCGCGGCCGACGAAAAGGTGATCGTGCCCGGCACGCGTCGCGATTTCGCGGCGAATTCGCTCGTGCTGATCGTGCCGGCGGACAGCAAGGCCACCGCACCGAAGTCGTTGAACGACCTGACCGCGCCCGGCGTGAAGCGCATCGCGTATGGCGACCCGGCATCGGTGCCGGTCGGTCGCTACACGGAAGGCGCGCTGCGCGCGGCCGGCCTGTGGGACGCCGTCAGCGCGAAGGGCGTGCTGGCCGCCAACGTGCGCCAGAGCCTCGACTATGTCGCGCGCGGCGAGGTCGATGCGGGCTTCGTGTTCGGTACCGACGCCGCGATCATGCCGGGCCGCGTGAAAGTCGCGCTGACCGTGCCGACGAAGACGGCCATCACCTATCCGATCGCCGTGGTCAAGGACAGCCGCCACGCCGCGCAGGCGCAGTCGTTCATCGACTTCGTCGCGTCGCCGCAGGGCCAGGCCGTGCTCTCGACGTTCGGCTTCAAGCCCGCGGGCAAGTGA
- a CDS encoding phosphatase PAP2 family protein, with translation MFDLSSHLWIMITAFGGAGLTLPLAITIAVWLTLGYSWQRAAAWLGVLAAAIGVVALTKIAFLGWGIGIRKWDFTGFSGHAMLSTSVYPVAIFLALIRTRAPVRLAGIALGLAAGVAVGVSRVALDAHSPSESITGCIVGAIAALAFIAGSWRAVPHRWSVPAVVASLALVTVALHGITVPSHRWVTKVALQLSGHERPFVRARWKANPNYRPASQPSSLQRTRSSPQTLRT, from the coding sequence ATGTTCGACCTGTCGTCTCACCTGTGGATCATGATCACCGCGTTCGGCGGCGCCGGCCTGACCTTGCCGCTCGCGATCACGATCGCCGTCTGGCTCACGCTCGGCTACTCGTGGCAACGCGCGGCGGCGTGGCTCGGCGTGCTCGCAGCCGCGATCGGCGTGGTCGCGCTCACGAAGATCGCGTTCCTCGGCTGGGGGATCGGCATCCGCAAGTGGGATTTCACGGGGTTCAGCGGCCATGCGATGCTGTCGACGTCGGTCTATCCGGTCGCGATTTTCCTGGCGCTGATCCGCACCCGCGCGCCAGTGCGACTCGCCGGCATCGCGCTCGGGCTCGCGGCCGGCGTCGCGGTCGGCGTGTCGCGCGTCGCACTCGACGCCCATTCGCCGTCCGAATCGATCACCGGCTGCATCGTCGGCGCGATCGCCGCGCTCGCGTTCATCGCCGGTTCGTGGCGCGCGGTGCCGCACCGCTGGTCGGTGCCCGCGGTCGTCGCAAGCCTCGCGCTCGTCACGGTGGCGCTGCACGGCATCACAGTGCCGTCGCACCGCTGGGTCACCAAGGTGGCGCTGCAACTGTCGGGCCACGAGCGCCCGTTCGTCCGTGCGCGCTGGAAGGCCAACCCGAACTACCGCCCCGCATCGCAGCCGTCGTCGCTGCAGCGCACCCGGTCGTCGCCGCAAACGCTCCGTACGTGA
- a CDS encoding PHB depolymerase family esterase, protein MTKSLTKVWLGGMKRMLSPAAKRAARDAQRITRDALEAAASPAVSDLSPPRESRVRPRAAAWAAGEWTRGEHPMAPALGRLVQNLAYGLYVPPGRRRGAMPLVVMLHGCQQSVDEFVQGTRMNLLADKHGFAVLYPEQSLRAHAHGCWHWYEDTDRAGRGEANAVASLVDALVDEHGFDASRVYVAGLSAGAGLASLLALHHPDRFAAVALHSGPALGEATSGITAMDVMRRGVRQNPAAAVDALVDAAAYPGMPALVVQGDGDHVVAPKNADQLTVQFMRLNGLADSRGALRGGERVETRDAGAQITDVCRDGEPVVRLCHVKGLDHAWAGGDEAVPFHAAVGPDASAMIWAFFETQRRTVAT, encoded by the coding sequence ATGACCAAAAGTCTGACCAAGGTGTGGCTGGGCGGCATGAAACGCATGCTGTCTCCGGCCGCCAAGCGCGCGGCGCGCGATGCGCAGCGCATCACACGTGACGCACTCGAGGCCGCGGCTTCTCCCGCCGTATCCGATCTGTCCCCGCCGCGCGAATCGCGCGTGCGACCGCGCGCGGCCGCATGGGCGGCCGGCGAGTGGACGCGCGGCGAACATCCGATGGCCCCCGCGCTCGGGCGCCTCGTCCAGAATCTCGCGTACGGCCTCTACGTGCCGCCCGGCCGCCGGCGTGGTGCGATGCCGCTCGTGGTGATGCTGCACGGCTGCCAACAGTCCGTCGATGAATTCGTGCAGGGCACGCGGATGAACCTGCTGGCCGACAAGCACGGCTTCGCGGTGCTGTATCCGGAACAGTCGCTGCGCGCGCACGCGCACGGCTGCTGGCACTGGTATGAAGACACCGACCGCGCAGGCCGCGGCGAGGCGAACGCGGTGGCGTCGCTCGTCGACGCGCTCGTCGATGAACATGGTTTCGACGCGTCGCGTGTCTATGTCGCGGGGCTGTCGGCCGGCGCGGGTCTCGCGTCGCTTCTTGCGCTGCACCATCCGGACCGTTTCGCGGCGGTGGCCCTGCATTCGGGCCCTGCGCTCGGGGAGGCGACTTCGGGCATTACCGCGATGGACGTGATGCGGCGCGGCGTGCGCCAGAACCCGGCGGCGGCGGTCGATGCGCTGGTCGATGCCGCCGCGTATCCGGGCATGCCGGCGCTGGTCGTCCAGGGCGACGGCGACCACGTGGTCGCGCCGAAGAATGCGGACCAGCTGACGGTGCAGTTCATGCGCCTGAACGGGCTTGCCGATAGCCGCGGCGCGCTGCGCGGCGGCGAGCGAGTGGAGACGCGCGACGCCGGCGCGCAGATCACCGACGTCTGCCGTGACGGCGAGCCTGTCGTGCGGCTCTGCCATGTGAAAGGGCTCGACCACGCATGGGCCGGCGGCGACGAAGCCGTGCCGTTCCACGCGGCGGTCGGCCCCGATGCGAGCGCGATGATCTGGGCCTTTTTCGAAACCCAGCGCCGCACTGTGGCGACTTGA
- a CDS encoding DUF3563 family protein — MYLLSHLFLMLTKNAEKASKERADAYLAEATDIYDLEFRMRKIDREAAMNRPYTFGSR, encoded by the coding sequence ATGTACCTGCTGAGCCACCTCTTCCTGATGCTGACCAAGAACGCTGAAAAGGCCTCGAAAGAGCGCGCCGACGCGTATCTGGCCGAAGCCACCGACATCTATGATCTCGAATTCCGCATGCGCAAGATCGACCGCGAAGCGGCGATGAACCGCCCGTACACGTTCGGTTCGCGCTAA
- a CDS encoding organic hydroperoxide resistance protein: MNILYKTSATSTGGRDGRAVSADNKLEVKLAAPRELGGTGAEGTNPEQLFAAGYSACFLSAMKFVAGQDKKALPADTQVTAEVGIGPNDAGGFGLDIELRVSLPGLDKADAQALVEKAHHVCPYSNATRNNVPVRLTVV, from the coding sequence ATGAACATTCTGTACAAGACCAGCGCCACGAGCACGGGTGGCCGCGACGGCCGCGCGGTATCCGCTGACAACAAGCTGGAAGTCAAGCTGGCCGCGCCGCGCGAACTCGGCGGCACGGGCGCGGAAGGCACGAATCCGGAGCAGCTGTTTGCCGCAGGTTACTCGGCCTGTTTCCTGAGCGCGATGAAATTCGTCGCCGGTCAGGACAAGAAGGCATTGCCGGCCGATACGCAGGTTACCGCTGAAGTGGGCATCGGCCCGAACGACGCAGGCGGCTTCGGGCTCGACATCGAACTGCGCGTGTCGCTGCCGGGGCTCGACAAGGCCGACGCTCAAGCGTTGGTCGAAAAGGCACACCACGTGTGCCCGTATTCGAACGCGACGCGTAACAACGTGCCGGTGCGCCTGACGGTCGTCTGA
- a CDS encoding MarR family winged helix-turn-helix transcriptional regulator yields MDRLPPLPQTLDEQLCFALYSTSHAMTKAYKPLLDKLSLTYPQYLAMLVLWERDDIAVKDIAARLDLDPATVTPLLKRLEALGYVERVRSATDERIVNVLVTPEGRALKERARSVPADLFCAMQQSPDFLVRLRADLQQLRDALSAANER; encoded by the coding sequence ATGGACCGCCTGCCTCCGCTGCCCCAGACGCTCGACGAGCAACTCTGCTTCGCGCTCTACTCGACTTCGCACGCAATGACGAAGGCGTACAAGCCGCTGCTCGACAAGCTGTCGCTGACCTATCCCCAATATCTCGCGATGCTCGTGCTGTGGGAGCGCGACGACATCGCCGTGAAAGACATCGCCGCGCGGCTCGACCTCGACCCGGCCACGGTCACGCCCCTTTTGAAGCGGCTGGAGGCGCTCGGCTACGTCGAGCGCGTGCGCAGCGCAACCGACGAACGCATCGTGAACGTCCTTGTGACGCCGGAAGGCCGTGCACTGAAGGAGCGCGCGCGGTCAGTACCGGCCGATCTCTTTTGCGCGATGCAGCAATCCCCCGATTTCCTGGTCAGGCTGCGCGCCGATCTCCAGCAGTTGCGCGACGCCCTGTCGGCCGCGAACGAGCGCTGA